Proteins co-encoded in one Setaria viridis chromosome 9, Setaria_viridis_v4.0, whole genome shotgun sequence genomic window:
- the LOC117840149 gene encoding probable receptor-like protein kinase At5g24010: MAVLVILLLATSLPSTALPAFSPAFSYFLACGASSGVSFPRDSPARNFTPDDKFLASSRAQALTDANANSASSQLYAAARASTSAFSYNLDIHDDSAAFLVLRLHFFPFAASQSGVSISSARFAVSVRDAYTRDAYTVLSSFTPPSAGVVKEFFIPAGGPGDFRVMFTPDPGSAAFVNAVELFPAPAELLWNSTSPVTPVGAAANVATWRQQALETVYRLNVGGPKVSKENDTLWRTWHPDDPFLFGPPGLSMVNTTSTKIAFIDYTSEVAPDIVYKSQRATNPSAGRASLQPPLFNITWTFPAEARSNYLVRLHFCDYEPLNSVVGEGIMFNVFIGPDIGTQDLMPTKTIATQANQQAFYLDYAATAPNTGNLTVSIGKSVKSSSTEGGFLNGLEIMQLRPSDNLSSSTTKRTVLIVTLSAVLGASVLACAALCLIVLLRRRRRRHVPRPAPEVEKDGSTLPWSPYTQDSSGWPVEPSSRSGGEGTTGAMQRMGTQLHIPLEELKAATDNFHERNLIGVGGFGNVYRGVLRDGTRVAVKRATRASKQGLPEFQTEIVVLSRIRHRHLVSLIGYCNEQAEMILVYEYMEQGTLRSHLYGPGSGDAPPLSWKQRLEVCIGAARGLHYLHTGYSENIIHRDVKSTNILLGDGFIAKVADFGLSRVGPSFGETHVSTAVKGSFGYLDPEYFKTQQLTDRSDVYSFGVVLFEVLCARPVIDQALEREQINLAEWAVTWQRRGQLDKIADPRIAGQVNENSLRKFAETAERCLADYGQERPSMGDVLWNLEYCLQLQETHVRRDAFEDSGAAGAQFPEDVVVPRWVPSSTSFLTTGDPDETAVSVTDVGAANSKVFSQLSSGEGR, from the coding sequence atGGCtgtcctcgtcatcctcctcctcgccacctCCCTCCCGTCCACCGCCCTCCCCgccttctccccggccttctcCTACTTCCTCGCCTgcggcgcctcctccggcgtcTCCTTCCCGCGCGACAGCCCAGCGCGCAATTTCACCCCGGACGACAAGTTCTTGGCCTCCTCGCGTGCCCAGGCGCTGACGGACGCCAACGCCAACAGCGCCTCCTCACAGCTctacgccgccgcgcgcgcctcgacCTCGGCCTTCTCCTACAATCTTGATATCCACGACGACTCCGCCGCGTtcctcgtcctccgcctccacttcTTCCCTTTCGCCGCCTCGCAATCCGGCGTAAGCATCTCGTCCGCGCGCTTCGCAGTCTCTGTTCGGGACGCGTACACTCGGGACGCGTACACCGTGCTGTCCTCCTTCACGCCGCCGAGCGCCGGCGTCGTCAAGGAGTTCTTCATCCcggccggcggccccggcgacTTCCGCGTCATGTTCACGCCGGACCCCGGCTCGGCCGCGTTCGTGAACGCCGTCGAGCTGTTCCCGGCTCCGGCGGAGCTGCTGTGGAACAGCACGAGCCCGGTGACGCCGGTGGGCGCCGCGGCGAACGTAGCCACGTGGCGGCAGCAAGCGCTGGAGACGGTGTACCGCCTCAACGTGGGCGGCCCCAAGGTGAGCAAGGAGAACGACACGCTGTGGCGGACATGGCACCCCGACGACCCCTTCCTCTTCGGCCCCCCGGGGCTCTCGATGGTGAACACGACGAGCACCAAGATCGCGTTCATCGACTACACCAGCGAGGTGGCGCCGGACATTGTCTACAAGTCGCAGCGCGCGACGAACCCGTCGGCGGGCAGGGCATCGCTGCAACCGCCGCTTTTCAACATCACGTGGACCTTCCCGGCGGAAGCAAGGTCCAACTACCTCGTCCGTCTCCACTTCTGCGACTACGAGCCGTTGAACAGCGTCGTCGGCGAAGGCATCATGTTCAACGTCTTCATCGGCCCAGACATTGGTACCCAAGACCTGATGCCGACGAAGACAATCGCGACGCAGGCGAACCAGCAGGCCTTTTACCTGGACTACGCGGCCACGGCGCCGAACACCGGGAACCTCACCGTCAGCATCGGCAAGTCGGTCAAGAGCAGCTCCACCGAAGGCGGCTTCCTGAACGGGCTGGAGATCATGCAGCTGCGACCTTCGGATAATTTGAGCTCGAGCACCACCAAGAGGACCGTCTTGATCGTCACGCTCTCGGCCGTGCTCGGCGCCTCCGTCCTCGCGTGCGCCGCGCTCTGCCTGATCGTCCTGCTGCGGAGGAGGAGACGCCGCCATGTGCCGCGGCCCGCGCCGGAGGTGGAGAAGGATGGCAGCACCCTGCCTTGGTCGCCCTACACACAGGACAGCTCCGGGTGGCCCGTGGAGCCGTCGAGCCGGTCCGGCGGCGAGGGCACGACCGGCGCGATGCAGAGGATGGGCACGCAGCTGCACATCCCGCTGGAGGAGCTCAAGGCGGCCACGGACAACTTCCACGAGCGCAACCTGATCGGCGTGGGCGGGTTCGGCAACGTGTACCGGGGCGTGCTCCGGGACGGCACCCGCGTGGCGGTGAAGCGCGCGACGCGGGCTTCCAAGCAGGGTCTCCCCGAGTTCCAGACGGAGATCGTGGTGCTGTCCCGCATCCGGCACCGGCACCTGGTGTCCCTGATCGGCTACTGCAACGAGCAGGCGGAGATGATCCTGGTGTACGAGTACATGGAGCAGGGCACGCTGCGGAGCCACCTGTACGGTCCCGGCTccggcgacgcgccgccgctgtcgtGGAAGCAGCGGCTGGAGGTCTGcatcggcgcggcgcgggggctgCACTACCTGCACACGGGCTACTCCGAGAACATCATCCACCGCGACGTCAAGTCCACCAACATCCTCCTCGGCGACGGCTTCATCGCCAAGGTGGCCGACTTCGGGCTGTCCCGCGTTGGCCCGTCGTTCGGGGAGACGCACGTGAGCACGGCGGTGAAGGGCAGCTTCGGGTACCTGGACCCGGAGTACTTCAAGACGCAGCAGCTGACGGACCGCTCCGACGTCTACTCCTTCGGGGTGGTGCTGTTCGAGGTGCTGTGCGCGCGGCCGGTGATCGACCAGGCGCTGGAGCGGGAGCAGATCAACCTGGCGGAGTGGGCCGTGACGTGGCAGCGGCGCGGGCAGCTGGACAAGATCGCCGACCCGCGGATCGCCGGGCAGGTGAACGAGAACTCGCTGCGCAAGTTTGCCGAGACGGCGGAGAGGTGCCTGGCGGACTACGGGCAGGAGCGGCCGTCCATGGGCGACGTGCTCTGGAACCTCGAGTACtgcctgcagctgcaggagACGCACGTGCGCCGGGACGCCTTCGAGGACAGCGGCGCCGCGGGAGCGCAGTTCCCCGAGGACGTGGTGGTGCCGCGATGGGTGCCGTCGTCCACGAGCTTCCTGACCACGGGCGATCCCGACGAGACCGCCGTCAGCGTCACCGACGTGGGCGCCGCCAACAGCAAGGTCTTCTCCCAGCTCAGCAGCGGCGAGGGCCGGTGA